In Halopseudomonas nanhaiensis, a single window of DNA contains:
- a CDS encoding EAL domain-containing response regulator, translated as MGTDNNAIRLLILDDSQNNAERLVSVLRNAGKATRAHRITSVEDLHESLQQTWDLCLAVPETSVMSAAEAAHIIGQERDIPFILLTPQADTQTRVEAMRNGMQDAIPADSDAALVLVAKRELANLEARRQRRIAEQTLRETEKRCQLLLDSSVDAIAYVHDGMHIYANRSYIRLFGYADPDDLAAEPMVGLIAAKDQVAFKDFLRHYIDRGEQNEMRCSAVDVEGKEFPIMLAFSPASYDGEPCTQVVIRAETASAEFEEKLKEMARQDLVTGLFNRAYFQEQLESVSEAVVRQGQPSTLVYVSIDSFNSLQAEIGIGGADMILADIADTLKRYFAEGTLMARFGDDACTVLLAGKEPDGVADLLETLRKQIEANLFEANGRTVQVTVSMGVSTLSETNPDPSLALDRSHRLADQISQAGGNAIKVFNPLEELAHQANRGNLIALISHTLETNAFKLQYQPVISLRGDNSAQYEVYLRLLNSQGEEVPAGDYLPAALDAGMAGDLDKWLISTTVKQLAAHRVTNADTRLILNLNSASLQDLDLIPWISTVLKEARLPMDALIFQFNDADVNTYLKQAKAFTEALRAIHCKVSLSHFGCALNPYASLKHVHVDYVKIDGSFSRDLSTPESVETLKGMVTTLHGQGKLTIVPFVDSATMMPTLWQAGVNYIQGYYLQAPSETMNYDFSAD; from the coding sequence ATGGGCACAGACAATAATGCTATCAGGCTGCTGATTCTCGACGACTCGCAGAACAATGCCGAGCGCCTGGTCAGCGTACTGCGAAACGCCGGCAAGGCCACTCGCGCCCATCGCATCACATCGGTCGAAGACCTGCATGAATCATTGCAGCAGACCTGGGATCTATGTCTGGCCGTGCCGGAAACCAGCGTGATGAGCGCGGCCGAAGCGGCGCACATCATTGGTCAGGAACGTGATATCCCTTTCATACTGCTGACGCCCCAGGCGGACACACAGACCCGTGTCGAAGCAATGCGCAACGGCATGCAGGACGCGATCCCCGCCGATTCCGATGCGGCTCTGGTACTGGTTGCCAAACGTGAACTGGCCAATCTCGAAGCGCGTCGTCAGCGGCGCATTGCCGAACAGACACTGCGCGAGACCGAAAAGCGCTGTCAGCTGTTGCTCGACAGCTCGGTGGATGCCATCGCCTACGTCCACGACGGCATGCACATCTATGCCAACCGCTCCTATATCCGGCTCTTCGGCTACGCTGATCCCGACGATCTTGCCGCCGAGCCCATGGTGGGCCTGATTGCCGCCAAGGATCAGGTCGCATTCAAGGACTTCCTCCGTCATTACATCGACCGCGGCGAGCAGAACGAAATGCGCTGCAGCGCGGTAGACGTCGAGGGCAAAGAATTTCCCATCATGCTGGCGTTCTCTCCCGCCAGCTACGATGGCGAGCCCTGCACGCAGGTCGTCATCCGCGCGGAGACGGCCAGCGCCGAGTTCGAGGAAAAACTCAAGGAAATGGCCAGGCAGGATCTGGTCACCGGCCTGTTCAACCGAGCCTATTTCCAGGAGCAGCTTGAGTCGGTCAGCGAGGCGGTCGTGCGCCAGGGCCAACCGAGCACGCTGGTGTATGTCAGCATCGATTCGTTCAACAGCCTCCAGGCGGAGATCGGTATCGGCGGCGCCGACATGATCCTGGCCGACATTGCCGACACGCTGAAACGCTACTTTGCCGAAGGCACGCTCATGGCGCGCTTTGGTGACGATGCCTGCACGGTATTGCTCGCCGGCAAGGAACCGGATGGCGTCGCCGACCTGCTGGAAACGCTACGCAAGCAGATCGAGGCCAATCTGTTCGAAGCCAATGGTCGCACCGTTCAGGTCACCGTCAGCATGGGCGTCTCCACGCTCAGCGAAACCAACCCTGATCCAAGTCTTGCACTTGACCGCAGTCATCGCCTGGCCGACCAGATCTCCCAGGCAGGCGGAAATGCCATCAAGGTGTTCAATCCGCTGGAGGAGCTGGCCCATCAGGCCAACCGCGGCAATCTGATCGCATTGATCAGCCACACGCTGGAAACCAACGCGTTCAAGCTGCAGTATCAGCCGGTGATCAGTCTGCGGGGCGACAACTCGGCGCAATATGAAGTCTATCTGCGTCTACTGAACAGTCAGGGCGAGGAAGTGCCGGCTGGCGATTACCTTCCGGCTGCCCTCGATGCGGGCATGGCAGGCGATCTGGACAAATGGCTCATCAGTACGACGGTCAAGCAGCTCGCTGCACACCGGGTGACCAACGCAGACACGCGACTGATCCTCAACCTGAACAGCGCGAGTCTGCAGGATCTGGATCTGATTCCCTGGATTTCGACAGTCCTCAAGGAAGCGCGCCTGCCCATGGACGCGCTGATCTTCCAGTTCAATGACGCCGACGTGAACACGTACCTCAAGCAGGCCAAGGCGTTCACCGAAGCGTTGCGCGCCATCCATTGCAAGGTGTCGCTCAGCCACTTCGGGTGCGCGCTCAACCCCTATGCATCGCTCAAGCATGTGCATGTGGACTATGTGAAGATCGACGGATCCTTCAGTCGCGATCTCTCCACTCCTGAGTCAGTGGAGACGCTCAAGGGAATGGTCACCACACTGCATGGCCAGGGAAAACTGACCATCGTGCCCTTCGTCGACAGCGCGACCATGATGCCTACGCTGTGGCAGGCCGGCGTCAATTACATTCAGGGCTATTACCTGCAGGCCCCCAGCGAGACCATGAACTACGACTTTTCCGCCGACTGA
- a CDS encoding molecular chaperone, with protein sequence MDSTQQRLTLRIPQQTLTALSFAESSEKGIAQWLSNLPKANIGETARQLYQGLIELNQLSIAPDKRLAMLERIRPEVHYVCTALSRYYLGQSIVLEDKPRKVANLSQALQNHLANGYKIVVLQERSIRSRDHASLTTLAIQRAMRGLCGPLLRAYQLYCPVADGIWLELHHLYQLAVNRNLHKQPVSDSESAANGQLTIEQCYIVALLMGAARPNQMRQSAMGKLFATLEDWSKLAELVDPEDQRALFIINPDMDCPPRYRSLIRDEDLSQSIGLDTQRLVDSIKEFMLNGTEARGGFRVPDGFGIELLQHVSQSWGDLAERTFNRVPGRGQLKISIGMSATHFRIARVSFARMIDADEHELNPFSDAAQRARQDAWGSAFDGDKSLDWSPSGVEQIDYKTLPGEAESEEDDENYPIHVLPIVNHSPGGFCLTWPKDVPKQLQAGELLGVQEDNEHDWSLAVVRWIRQVRGGGTQMGIELIAPHCTPCAVKLLRKTEQPSQWLRALMLPEVSAIDRPATLITPRLSFQVHSKVMLLQAGKEMRGQLVDRVAATGSFSQFEYRLLEQVQDEKPKNEDGTISYTKSSEDDFDSLWKSL encoded by the coding sequence ATGGATAGCACACAGCAAAGATTGACCCTGCGCATACCGCAACAAACGCTCACCGCTCTCAGCTTTGCCGAGTCCAGCGAGAAAGGCATAGCCCAATGGCTGTCCAACCTGCCGAAGGCAAACATTGGCGAGACCGCACGTCAGCTCTATCAGGGACTGATCGAGCTGAACCAGCTCAGCATCGCCCCGGACAAGCGCCTGGCGATGCTCGAGCGCATCCGTCCGGAAGTGCACTACGTATGCACCGCCCTCTCGCGATACTACCTCGGGCAGTCGATCGTCCTGGAGGACAAGCCGCGCAAGGTTGCCAATCTGTCGCAGGCACTGCAGAACCATCTGGCCAACGGCTACAAGATCGTGGTTCTTCAGGAGCGCAGCATTCGCTCGCGGGATCACGCCAGCCTCACGACGCTCGCCATCCAGCGCGCCATGCGTGGATTGTGCGGTCCGCTGCTGCGCGCCTACCAGCTCTACTGCCCGGTGGCCGACGGCATATGGCTAGAGCTGCATCATCTCTATCAACTGGCAGTCAACCGCAACCTGCACAAGCAGCCGGTGAGCGACAGTGAGAGTGCCGCCAACGGTCAGCTGACCATCGAACAATGTTACATCGTGGCCTTGCTGATGGGCGCCGCACGGCCCAACCAGATGCGTCAGAGCGCGATGGGCAAACTGTTCGCCACGCTCGAAGACTGGAGCAAGCTGGCCGAACTGGTCGACCCCGAGGATCAGCGTGCCCTGTTCATCATCAATCCGGACATGGATTGCCCGCCGCGGTATCGTTCGTTGATCCGCGACGAAGACCTGAGCCAGAGCATCGGCCTGGATACGCAGCGACTGGTCGACAGCATCAAGGAATTCATGCTCAACGGCACCGAAGCCCGGGGTGGCTTCCGAGTCCCTGACGGATTCGGCATTGAGCTGCTGCAGCATGTCAGTCAGTCCTGGGGTGATCTGGCCGAGCGCACGTTCAATCGTGTGCCCGGCCGGGGTCAGCTCAAGATCAGCATCGGCATGAGTGCAACGCACTTCCGCATCGCCCGGGTAAGCTTTGCCAGAATGATCGATGCCGATGAACACGAGCTCAATCCGTTTTCCGACGCAGCTCAGCGGGCGCGCCAGGATGCCTGGGGCAGCGCCTTCGATGGCGACAAGTCGCTCGACTGGTCGCCATCCGGTGTCGAGCAGATTGATTACAAGACGCTGCCCGGCGAGGCCGAGAGCGAAGAAGACGACGAAAACTACCCGATCCATGTGCTGCCGATCGTCAACCACAGCCCGGGCGGCTTCTGCCTGACCTGGCCGAAGGACGTGCCGAAACAGCTTCAGGCCGGCGAGCTGCTTGGCGTCCAGGAAGACAACGAACACGACTGGTCGCTGGCAGTGGTCCGCTGGATTCGTCAGGTACGCGGGGGCGGGACGCAAATGGGCATCGAGCTGATCGCACCGCACTGCACGCCCTGCGCCGTCAAACTGCTGCGCAAGACCGAACAGCCCAGCCAGTGGCTGCGGGCGCTCATGCTGCCGGAAGTGTCAGCCATCGATCGGCCGGCGACGCTGATCACGCCGCGACTGTCGTTCCAGGTCCATAGCAAGGTCATGCTGCTGCAGGCCGGAAAGGAAATGCGCGGCCAGCTGGTTGACCGGGTCGCCGCTACGGGGAGCTTCAGCCAGTTCGAATACCGCCTGCTTGAGCAGGTGCAGGACGAAAAACCGAAAAACGAAGACGGCACTATCTCCTATACCAAGAGCAGTGAAGATGACTTTGACTCACTGTGGAAGTCTCTGTAA
- the epmB gene encoding EF-P beta-lysylation protein EpmB: protein MIHVSSAPVESVSWQSLLAGSITEPAELLRRLGLSQELLPAALAAARDFALRVPEPYLARMRRGDPDDPLLRQVLPIGEELVEQPGYVLDPLGEQHANARPGIIHKYHGRLLLVVSAGCAVNCRYCFRRHFPYAENALSTSEWQDALDYIRNDQSIAEVIYSGGDPLAANDRRLAWLTREIASIGHVRRLRVHTRLPIVIPQRVTPDMLEALCGTRLPVTMVLHCNHANELDGEVAEAVHRLRRAGVTLLNQAVLLRGVNDTLTEQIALSESLGDHGILPYYLHVLDQVRGARHFHVPDDQAIALVGRMMTRLPGFLVPRLVREVAGESGKVPLPVSLLADQPVSLD, encoded by the coding sequence ATGATACATGTATCTTCAGCGCCTGTTGAGTCTGTCAGCTGGCAATCCCTGCTTGCCGGCAGCATTACCGAGCCGGCAGAGCTGCTGCGTCGGCTGGGTCTGAGTCAGGAGCTGCTGCCCGCGGCGCTTGCGGCTGCGAGGGACTTCGCGCTGAGAGTGCCCGAACCCTATCTGGCGCGTATGCGCCGTGGAGATCCGGACGACCCGCTTCTGCGCCAGGTGCTTCCCATCGGAGAAGAGCTCGTCGAACAGCCCGGCTACGTGCTCGACCCCCTCGGCGAGCAGCACGCCAATGCGCGGCCAGGGATCATTCACAAATACCACGGCAGGCTGCTGCTGGTGGTCAGCGCCGGCTGCGCGGTGAACTGCCGGTATTGCTTCCGCCGGCATTTTCCCTATGCGGAGAATGCATTGAGCACCAGCGAATGGCAGGACGCGCTGGATTACATCCGCAATGACCAGAGCATCGCCGAAGTCATCTACAGCGGCGGGGATCCACTCGCCGCCAACGACCGGAGACTCGCCTGGCTGACCCGGGAGATCGCTTCCATCGGCCATGTCCGCCGGTTACGGGTGCATACGCGCCTTCCGATCGTCATACCGCAGCGGGTTACGCCGGACATGTTGGAGGCGCTATGTGGCACGCGGCTGCCGGTTACCATGGTGCTGCACTGCAATCATGCCAACGAGCTGGATGGGGAGGTGGCCGAGGCGGTGCATCGGCTGCGCAGAGCCGGGGTCACGCTGCTCAACCAGGCCGTACTGCTGCGCGGAGTGAACGATACGCTGACCGAACAGATAGCGTTAAGCGAGAGCCTAGGCGATCATGGCATTTTGCCCTATTATTTGCACGTTCTCGATCAGGTGCGCGGCGCGCGGCATTTCCATGTACCCGATGATCAGGCGATCGCACTGGTAGGCCGCATGATGACCCGCCTGCCAGGCTTTCTGGTACCCCGGCTCGTACGCGAGGTAGCCGGCGAATCGGGGAAGGTTCCGCTCCCGGTTTCGCTGCTCGCAGACCAGCCCGTATCGCTTGATTGA
- the efp gene encoding elongation factor P: MANYSTNEFKPGLKVMLDGDPCSILENEYVKPGKGQAFNRVKVRNLKTGRVNERTFKSGDSLEGADVMDREMEFLYSDGEFWHFMATDGSFEQVGADEKAVSDTINWLKEQVVYQVTLFNGAPIAVTPPNFVELEVVETDPGVRGDTSGGGNKPAKLVTGAVVKCPLFINVGDVLKVDTRTGDYVGRA, from the coding sequence ATGGCCAATTATTCTACCAACGAATTCAAGCCGGGTCTTAAGGTGATGCTCGACGGCGATCCTTGCTCGATCCTGGAAAACGAATACGTGAAGCCGGGCAAGGGCCAGGCGTTCAACCGCGTCAAGGTTCGCAACCTGAAGACCGGCCGCGTGAACGAGCGCACGTTCAAGTCGGGTGACTCGCTGGAAGGCGCAGACGTCATGGACCGCGAGATGGAGTTCCTCTACAGCGATGGCGAGTTCTGGCATTTCATGGCTACCGATGGCTCCTTCGAGCAGGTTGGCGCTGATGAAAAGGCTGTTTCGGACACCATCAACTGGCTGAAAGAGCAGGTCGTTTATCAGGTTACCCTGTTCAACGGTGCGCCGATTGCGGTTACGCCGCCAAACTTCGTCGAGCTGGAAGTGGTCGAGACCGACCCGGGCGTGCGGGGCGATACGTCAGGCGGCGGCAACAAGCCGGCCAAACTGGTGACAGGTGCGGTGGTCAAGTGCCCGCTGTTCATCAACGTTGGTGATGTGCTCAAGGTCGACACCCGCACCGGGGACTACGTCGGCCGCGCCTGA
- the epmA gene encoding elongation factor P--(R)-beta-lysine ligase, which produces MAEWQPSASLDNLRARAAIVDQIRRFFAEREVLEVETPALSRAAVSDPHLFPFVTPFEPEGGGEHSLLYLHTSPEYPMKRLLAAGSGAIWQLCKVFRNGETGSRHNPEFSMLEWYRPGFDHHRLMDEVAELVRAVIGCPPIHKVTYSSLFAGQLGLDIHDCAVAELARLGRAQCGFEGELDRDGWLNLLFSHCIEPALIEPTMVYAFPTSQAALARIVEEDDAVPCAARFELFIKGMELANGYYELTDAAEQALRFEADQARRSQLGRPVLPIDDNLVAALRHGLPDCAGVALGVDRLIMLALGATRIDQVVAFAMDRA; this is translated from the coding sequence ATGGCCGAATGGCAGCCTAGTGCCTCGCTCGACAACCTGCGCGCGCGCGCAGCGATCGTCGATCAGATCCGCCGGTTCTTCGCCGAGCGCGAGGTGCTTGAGGTCGAAACACCGGCGCTCTCCCGGGCGGCGGTGAGCGACCCGCACCTTTTTCCGTTCGTGACGCCGTTCGAGCCGGAGGGCGGTGGTGAACATTCGTTGCTGTATCTGCATACCTCGCCCGAGTACCCGATGAAGCGATTGCTGGCTGCCGGTAGTGGTGCGATCTGGCAGTTGTGCAAGGTGTTTCGTAATGGTGAAACGGGTTCGCGGCACAATCCCGAGTTCAGCATGCTGGAGTGGTACCGTCCGGGCTTCGATCATCATCGATTGATGGACGAAGTGGCTGAACTCGTCAGAGCGGTGATTGGTTGCCCGCCGATTCACAAGGTGACCTACTCGAGTCTTTTCGCCGGTCAGCTTGGGCTTGATATACATGATTGCGCTGTCGCTGAACTCGCCCGGCTAGGCCGTGCGCAATGCGGGTTTGAAGGCGAGCTGGATCGCGACGGCTGGCTGAACCTGCTTTTTTCGCACTGCATCGAGCCTGCGCTGATCGAGCCGACGATGGTCTATGCCTTTCCGACCTCGCAGGCGGCACTTGCCCGGATCGTCGAGGAAGACGACGCGGTGCCCTGCGCAGCGCGCTTCGAGTTGTTCATCAAAGGTATGGAGCTGGCAAACGGGTATTACGAGCTGACCGATGCGGCGGAGCAGGCGTTGCGCTTCGAGGCCGATCAGGCCCGGCGCAGCCAGCTTGGCAGGCCGGTACTACCGATCGACGACAACCTGGTCGCGGCGTTGCGCCATGGTTTGCCAGACTGCGCTGGTGTGGCGCTGGGCGTCGACCGGCTGATTATGCTGGCGCTCGGGGCCACGCGCATTGATCAGGTAGTGGCGTTCGCCATGGACCGCGCCTGA
- the asd gene encoding archaetidylserine decarboxylase (Phosphatidylserine decarboxylase is synthesized as a single chain precursor. Generation of the pyruvoyl active site from a Ser is coupled to cleavage of a Gly-Ser bond between the larger (beta) and smaller (alpha chains). It is an integral membrane protein.), which translates to MRDRLFIILQYLLPQHLISRAAGRIADCRWPWLKNAFITWFVKRYQVDMSEALEHDPTTHASFNDFFTRELKPGAREIEGDERCVVSPADGVISQLGTIEHGRIFQAKGHSYSLLELVGGNPEHAALFQGGQFATVYLSPRDYHRVHMPFSGTLREMIYVPGDLFSVNRVTAENVPRLFARNERAVCLFDTPAGPMAVILVGAMIVAAIETVWAGQIAPTRRQLHSRRYNEVAPSLARGEEMGRFKLGSTVVVLFPAGRTSWDAGLGAGDFLRMGQLIGRQAGEA; encoded by the coding sequence ATGCGCGATCGCTTGTTTATCATCCTTCAATATCTGCTTCCGCAGCACCTCATCTCGAGAGCTGCGGGCAGGATCGCCGATTGCAGGTGGCCCTGGCTGAAGAATGCCTTCATCACCTGGTTCGTCAAACGCTATCAGGTAGACATGAGCGAAGCGCTGGAGCATGACCCCACCACGCACGCCTCCTTCAATGATTTCTTCACCCGCGAGCTCAAACCGGGCGCGCGGGAGATCGAGGGCGACGAGCGCTGCGTTGTCAGCCCAGCCGACGGCGTGATCAGTCAGCTCGGGACCATTGAGCATGGTCGCATCTTCCAGGCCAAGGGCCACAGCTACAGCCTGCTGGAGCTGGTCGGCGGCAATCCCGAGCATGCCGCGCTGTTTCAAGGCGGTCAGTTCGCCACGGTCTACCTATCGCCCCGCGATTACCATCGGGTACACATGCCGTTCAGCGGCACCCTGCGCGAGATGATCTATGTGCCTGGCGATCTGTTTTCGGTGAACCGGGTGACCGCAGAAAACGTACCCCGGCTCTTCGCCCGCAACGAGCGCGCAGTGTGCCTGTTCGACACGCCCGCCGGCCCGATGGCGGTGATACTGGTCGGCGCGATGATCGTCGCGGCGATCGAGACCGTCTGGGCCGGACAGATTGCACCGACCCGCCGCCAACTGCACAGCCGGCGCTACAACGAAGTTGCACCTAGCCTTGCCCGCGGCGAGGAGATGGGCCGCTTCAAGCTCGGCTCGACGGTTGTCGTGCTGTTCCCTGCCGGCCGCACCAGCTGGGATGCCGGGCTGGGCGCAGGCGACTTCCTGCGCATGGGCCAATTGATCGGCAGGCAGGCTGGCGAGGCCTGA
- a CDS encoding rhodanese-like domain-containing protein, with protein MSSLPMLIEPEQLPQPLEARQFRLVDLCKSDQYLAGHIPGAVHVAPGSITSPAPVPGLLPEEDQLVQILGTIGHHPDLHYILYDDEGGGWAGRFAWLLDSIGHHAYSYLNGGIHAWQAEGLPLETEPNQVEPTQPVLEVNADYTATLDEVKARLGEAHRVIWDARSPEEYSAQKVLAKKGGHIPGAVNFEWTAGMDPQRGLRIREDIQRQLEQLGITADKDIVTHCQTHHRSGFTYLVARILGYPSVKAYAGSWSEWGNHPDTPVEP; from the coding sequence ATGTCTTCCCTTCCAATGCTCATCGAGCCAGAGCAGCTACCGCAGCCGCTCGAGGCCAGACAATTTCGACTCGTCGATCTGTGCAAATCCGATCAGTATCTTGCCGGCCACATCCCCGGCGCCGTGCATGTCGCCCCAGGCAGCATCACCTCGCCGGCGCCCGTCCCCGGACTGCTTCCCGAGGAGGACCAACTGGTACAGATTCTCGGCACCATAGGCCACCATCCGGATCTGCACTACATCCTGTACGATGACGAAGGTGGCGGCTGGGCCGGGCGCTTTGCCTGGCTGCTCGACTCGATCGGGCACCATGCGTACAGCTATCTCAATGGTGGAATTCACGCCTGGCAGGCCGAAGGTCTTCCGCTCGAGACCGAGCCCAACCAGGTCGAGCCTACGCAGCCGGTGCTGGAAGTGAATGCTGACTACACCGCTACCCTGGATGAGGTGAAGGCGCGGTTGGGAGAGGCCCACCGGGTTATCTGGGATGCACGGTCGCCGGAGGAATACAGCGCCCAGAAGGTGCTCGCCAAGAAGGGTGGCCACATACCAGGCGCGGTCAACTTCGAATGGACCGCCGGGATGGACCCACAGCGCGGGCTGCGCATCCGCGAGGACATTCAGCGACAGCTGGAGCAACTGGGTATCACGGCGGACAAGGACATCGTCACCCATTGCCAGACCCACCATCGATCCGGATTCACCTATCTCGTCGCCCGCATTCTCGGCTACCCCAGTGTCAAGGCCTATGCCGGCTCGTGGTCCGAGTGGGGCAATCATCCCGACACCCCTGTTGAACCCTGA
- the motA gene encoding flagellar motor stator protein MotA, with translation MLKIAGFLVVIGCVLGGFVLSKGQLAALWHPNEILIIGGAAFGAFLVANNMATVKKVFAKVPAVLFGHRFGKPFYLDVLGVLYEILNKSRREGMMSIEADIEAPAESPIFSKYPAILKDKHMTEFICDYLRIMSSGNMAPHELEALFDVEISSLTEELQGPSHAVTRVSDALPGFGIVAAVLGIVITMGILGDADNAQIGEKVATALVGTFLGILAAYGFVGPFAAAMEHEATEEANTYEAIKMCLVASAQGLPPALAVEFGRKALLPEHRPSFTELEESVKGR, from the coding sequence ATGCTGAAAATTGCCGGATTCCTTGTTGTCATCGGCTGTGTGCTGGGTGGCTTTGTACTATCGAAAGGTCAGTTGGCGGCGCTGTGGCATCCCAACGAGATTCTGATCATTGGCGGCGCGGCATTCGGCGCGTTCCTCGTTGCCAACAACATGGCCACGGTAAAGAAGGTATTCGCCAAGGTGCCGGCGGTTCTGTTCGGTCATCGTTTTGGCAAGCCGTTTTATCTGGACGTGCTCGGCGTGCTGTACGAGATCCTCAACAAGTCCCGCCGTGAGGGCATGATGTCGATCGAGGCGGATATCGAGGCGCCGGCCGAAAGCCCCATCTTCAGCAAATATCCGGCGATCCTGAAAGACAAGCACATGACCGAGTTCATCTGCGACTACCTGCGGATCATGTCCAGCGGCAACATGGCGCCCCACGAGCTGGAAGCCCTGTTCGATGTGGAAATCTCCAGTCTTACCGAAGAGCTGCAGGGCCCCTCCCATGCGGTCACACGGGTCTCCGACGCGCTGCCGGGCTTCGGTATCGTCGCGGCAGTGTTGGGTATCGTGATCACCATGGGCATCCTTGGCGACGCAGACAACGCCCAGATCGGTGAAAAGGTCGCCACTGCTCTCGTCGGAACCTTCCTGGGTATTCTCGCCGCCTACGGCTTCGTCGGACCTTTTGCGGCGGCGATGGAGCATGAGGCGACCGAGGAGGCGAATACCTACGAAGCGATCAAGATGTGCCTGGTTGCCAGCGCCCAGGGTCTGCCGCCGGCCCTTGCGGTAGAGTTCGGCCGCAAGGCGCTGTTGCCGGAACATCGGCCAAGCTTCACGGAGCTGGAAGAGTCGGTGAAGGGGCGCTAA
- the motB gene encoding flagellar motor protein MotB — translation MDNSQPIIVKRISRKAAGHHGGSWKIAFADFAVAMMAFFLVMWLLSTATPEQLKMISGYFNDPIGFSEGGSPFAIDLGGTPTVSPQETLNDAEFDDTPLPLSPDTVEQLAEQAEQKQLDLLLQELQNRIDTEPVLQKFKDQILLEITADGLRIQIVDAENRPMFASGSPQLQPYFEEILLALSDTIAKVPKKISIGGHTDAQPFRGRAGYGNWELSAERANAARRTLLVAGYPEEQVARVVGYADSALFDRANPLNPVNRRIDIIVLNKRAEDQLLDAGGSAPADAPESAEESKTSVEPPLPSAEAEPAKSAGQEPGPADMPAAAPRSLNLFDDAGRLQELDQP, via the coding sequence GTGGACAACAGCCAGCCGATCATCGTCAAGCGCATCAGCCGCAAGGCCGCAGGCCACCATGGTGGCTCCTGGAAGATCGCCTTCGCCGACTTCGCCGTGGCGATGATGGCTTTCTTTCTGGTGATGTGGCTCCTGTCCACGGCGACGCCGGAACAGCTGAAGATGATCTCCGGTTATTTCAACGATCCCATCGGCTTTTCCGAAGGCGGCAGCCCCTTCGCGATCGATCTGGGCGGCACGCCCACGGTATCGCCCCAGGAAACGCTGAACGATGCCGAATTCGACGACACGCCGTTGCCACTCAGTCCCGATACGGTGGAGCAACTCGCCGAGCAGGCCGAGCAGAAGCAACTCGATCTGCTGCTGCAGGAGTTGCAGAACCGCATCGATACCGAGCCGGTACTGCAGAAGTTCAAGGACCAGATATTGCTGGAGATCACTGCCGACGGGCTGCGTATTCAAATTGTCGATGCGGAGAATCGCCCGATGTTCGCCAGCGGCAGTCCGCAGTTGCAGCCGTATTTCGAGGAAATCTTGCTCGCGCTCAGTGACACCATCGCCAAGGTGCCGAAGAAGATCAGTATCGGCGGGCATACCGACGCGCAGCCGTTCCGCGGCCGGGCTGGCTACGGTAACTGGGAGCTGTCGGCAGAGCGCGCCAACGCCGCAAGGCGCACATTGCTGGTAGCGGGCTACCCGGAAGAACAGGTCGCTCGGGTGGTGGGGTATGCCGACTCGGCGCTGTTCGACCGCGCCAACCCGCTCAACCCGGTCAATCGGCGCATCGATATCATCGTCTTGAACAAGCGCGCCGAAGACCAGCTGCTGGATGCCGGAGGGTCGGCTCCAGCGGATGCACCTGAATCGGCAGAGGAGAGCAAAACGTCTGTTGAGCCACCCTTGCCTTCCGCCGAGGCGGAGCCCGCGAAGTCAGCCGGTCAGGAACCCGGTCCTGCCGACATGCCGGCAGCCGCCCCGCGCTCGCTCAACCTGTTCGACGATGCCGGTCGCCTGCAGGAGCTCGACCAGCCTTGA